From Fervidobacterium sp., the proteins below share one genomic window:
- a CDS encoding S-layer homology domain-containing protein, producing MKKLLVILSVILFAFVSMAAFRDVPRGHWAESYVSRLEQIGIITGFPDGTFRGDEAVTRYQSALLISRTLDYVELSLKDKQAQIDSLLQIIKRLQNTLEASSNDFSKRVNEIETEIQNIKLTLQLHDQDIIKLFDITTQLQDKFVYTDEEGNTSEIDLSTLKNDIAGLSEILSGLAAQLGDVDYLLRKQIADLDKKTSAKSDELSKAISELSAKVDELKSQLEMLQSKIEDTNETIANIYNTLSDAVLSLREDLTLLEATLTARLDELETRILNIESTLNTGLPALRTLIYGLSEELADTEASMKAYTDVISEELRALMEEHELSNNERFEDIYKTIEQKVATLSEAILGQQEEIAQLNSRLDEVEIRVLNVESTISTGLPAIRSLVYGLSEEIANTEESMKAYTDVVAEQLKTLISNIEESCKASITELKTIISEHEQSNKEVFEDIYKTIDQKTVMLSEVVMGQQEEINQLREKLDKLDNFVVNFKNEMSEKIENLSMRLGLLEDQVASLTQVVEEVKADKSDVEEINKKLSEVEKSSATKKELEQAQTIATWGLVTGISGLIIGIIALGKVFEWF from the coding sequence ATGAAAAAACTTTTAGTAATACTAAGTGTGATACTCTTTGCTTTTGTATCAATGGCGGCTTTTAGAGATGTCCCAAGAGGACATTGGGCAGAAAGTTATGTTTCAAGGCTTGAGCAGATTGGTATTATAACAGGCTTTCCGGATGGTACATTCCGCGGTGATGAAGCTGTCACGAGATATCAGTCAGCTTTATTAATTTCAAGAACACTTGATTACGTCGAACTTTCACTGAAAGACAAACAAGCTCAGATAGATTCATTACTCCAGATTATTAAAAGACTTCAAAACACTCTTGAAGCAAGTAGTAACGACTTTAGCAAAAGAGTTAATGAGATTGAAACGGAAATTCAAAACATAAAATTGACGCTTCAACTTCACGATCAAGATATCATAAAATTGTTCGATATTACTACACAGCTACAAGATAAATTTGTTTACACAGACGAAGAAGGTAACACTTCTGAAATTGACTTATCGACGCTCAAAAACGATATTGCGGGTTTAAGCGAAATACTGAGTGGTCTTGCGGCTCAACTTGGTGATGTGGATTACCTTTTGAGGAAACAAATAGCAGATCTTGACAAAAAAACGAGTGCAAAAAGTGATGAACTATCAAAAGCTATTTCGGAACTCTCGGCAAAAGTGGATGAGCTAAAGTCACAACTTGAAATGCTGCAATCCAAGATTGAAGACACAAACGAAACAATAGCAAATATTTATAATACACTTTCAGATGCAGTTCTCTCACTTCGAGAAGATTTAACGTTACTTGAAGCAACGCTCACGGCAAGACTTGATGAACTTGAAACAAGAATACTAAACATAGAGAGCACGTTAAATACTGGTTTGCCGGCGTTAAGAACATTGATCTATGGACTTTCAGAGGAACTTGCAGACACTGAAGCATCGATGAAAGCTTACACGGATGTCATTTCAGAAGAGCTAAGAGCACTAATGGAAGAACACGAATTATCAAACAACGAAAGGTTTGAAGACATATACAAAACCATCGAACAGAAAGTAGCGACATTATCTGAAGCTATTCTTGGTCAGCAAGAAGAAATTGCGCAACTTAACTCAAGACTTGACGAGGTTGAGATAAGAGTACTTAATGTAGAAAGCACAATTTCCACAGGTTTACCGGCTATAAGAAGCTTAGTATACGGACTTTCAGAAGAAATTGCGAATACTGAGGAATCCATGAAGGCTTATACAGATGTTGTTGCAGAACAACTTAAGACACTAATTTCCAACATAGAAGAATCATGTAAAGCATCTATAACCGAACTTAAAACAATTATAAGTGAACATGAGCAGTCCAACAAAGAAGTGTTTGAAGATATTTACAAAACTATAGATCAAAAAACGGTAATGTTATCCGAAGTTGTTATGGGACAACAAGAAGAAATCAACCAACTTAGAGAAAAACTTGACAAACTTGACAATTTTGTGGTAAACTTCAAAAATGAAATGAGTGAGAAAATAGAAAACTTGAGCATGAGATTAGGGTTGTTAGAAGATCAGGTTGCAAGTTTAACGCAAGTTGTCGAAGAAGTTAAGGCTGATAAATCTGACGTAGAGGAAATTAACAAAAAACTTTCAGAAGTTGAAAAATCTTCTGCAACGAAGAAAGAATTAGAACAAGCACAAACAATTGCAACTTGGGGGTTAGTTACTGGTATCAGTGGGTTGATAATAGGTATCATTGCCTTAGGTAAAGTCTTTGAATGGTTCTAA
- the tyrS gene encoding tyrosine--tRNA ligase — MELSPEKQIEILKRNCVDLISEEELLERLKEGRPLRVKLGVDPSRPDLHLGHAVVLRKLKQFQDLGHHVILIIGDFTAMIGDPSGRSTTRPMLSREEVIENAKSYANQAFMILDKNKTEIRYNNEWLGSMTFADVVKLAGKYTVARMLEREDFAKRYSEGTPISIAEFLYPLAQAYDSVAVQADVELGGTDQLFNLMVGRKIQEEHGLKPQIVLTMPIIEGTDGKLKMSKSYNNYIGFTDEPKDMYGKVMSIPDELIVKYAKLLIDVDEHTVADMEKKINEKLVNPRDYKMWLAKELVKQFHGEERAKEAEEYFVTVFQKKEIPDEMPEVKIQTGSYNIVDLLDKLGIGTRSEIKRLIAQGGVYLDNNRIDNFKVVVEIKEPHILRIGKRQFIKILVN; from the coding sequence ATGGAACTCAGTCCAGAAAAGCAAATCGAGATCTTAAAGAGAAACTGCGTTGATCTGATTTCAGAAGAAGAATTACTTGAACGATTAAAAGAAGGCAGACCTTTGAGAGTTAAACTTGGAGTTGATCCTTCAAGACCGGATTTACATCTTGGGCATGCAGTAGTGTTAAGAAAACTCAAGCAATTTCAAGATTTGGGGCACCATGTTATATTGATAATAGGTGACTTCACAGCAATGATCGGTGATCCTTCCGGAAGAAGTACTACAAGACCAATGCTTTCAAGGGAAGAAGTAATTGAAAATGCAAAAAGTTATGCCAACCAGGCTTTTATGATCCTTGACAAAAACAAAACAGAAATCAGATACAATAATGAATGGCTTGGCAGTATGACCTTTGCTGATGTAGTAAAACTTGCTGGTAAATACACAGTTGCAAGGATGCTTGAAAGAGAAGATTTCGCCAAGAGATATTCAGAAGGAACACCAATTAGCATCGCTGAGTTCTTGTATCCTCTCGCCCAAGCTTACGATTCTGTTGCCGTTCAGGCAGATGTGGAACTTGGAGGAACTGATCAACTTTTTAACTTAATGGTTGGTAGAAAGATACAAGAAGAGCATGGATTAAAGCCTCAGATAGTTCTGACAATGCCAATCATTGAAGGAACAGACGGAAAATTAAAAATGAGTAAAAGTTACAATAATTACATCGGTTTTACCGACGAACCAAAAGACATGTACGGCAAAGTAATGTCTATACCTGATGAACTTATTGTAAAATACGCGAAACTGCTAATAGATGTTGACGAACACACAGTTGCCGATATGGAGAAAAAAATCAACGAAAAGCTGGTAAATCCAAGGGATTACAAAATGTGGCTTGCAAAAGAATTGGTCAAACAATTTCACGGAGAGGAGAGAGCCAAAGAAGCGGAAGAGTACTTTGTTACGGTATTTCAAAAGAAAGAAATTCCGGATGAAATGCCAGAGGTAAAAATACAAACGGGTAGTTACAACATAGTAGATTTGCTTGACAAACTTGGGATTGGTACAAGAAGCGAAATTAAAAGACTAATCGCACAAGGTGGAGTTTATTTGGATAACAATCGTATCGACAATTTTAAAGTTGTTGTAGAAATAAAAGAGCCCCACATATTAAGAATCGGAAAGCGTCAATTTATCAAAATCTTGGTAAATTGA
- the secG gene encoding preprotein translocase subunit SecG, whose translation MLAVILIIVHTVIAAGLIWMVLLEMSKFAELGGAFGSGAAYTMFGRKKGLDTSGKITVALAVAFFAMCFLTSWILSR comes from the coding sequence ATGTTGGCGGTTATACTCATCATTGTACACACTGTAATTGCAGCTGGACTTATATGGATGGTGCTCCTGGAAATGAGCAAATTTGCGGAGCTCGGTGGTGCTTTTGGAAGTGGTGCGGCTTACACAATGTTTGGGAGGAAAAAAGGACTTGATACATCTGGAAAAATTACCGTGGCGCTTGCTGTTGCTTTCTTTGCTATGTGTTTTTTGACATCGTGGATTCTTTCAAGATAA
- a CDS encoding PolC-type DNA polymerase III, translated as MIYVFKTEKDLKTIASKIGIHNANGILKKVVYDKKREAITFFVEKFKGDIEVFKTSLSKFTGAYVDVVIESDSELGKDNLEKFVYEQLNGSGKYIERIEIRDNVLKIYAIGEFAKTHVLKKLKKIKPNLPFQDYLVEVVQTTIETDANENSDVNNLNLIQLSNIQKNSNVESDLLTKDHGEIKDNIHEVIKSIYSPSRIPSASNSKRKVKMYGKVFKIDKISDELLNIYITDKKDSFTLKVFNSKVQLAEEKISVGNWYIFTGTILPDKNGSPFLRIDNFNEIPSLDRVDKAFEKRVELHAHTKMSDLDSVMDIFEYVKTAKNWGWDAIAITEHGNVQSIPEFYDLAKSLGIKPIFGAELYLAIDPKKIMINQIDGNIEDATYVVIDLETTGLNPRNDEIMEVGAVKTYQGKIIQEFHTFVKPSKVNKKSLEITGITEQMLENAPGIAEVLDKLLDFLHGCVIVAHNADFDVSFLRNVFARHGIEFNPPYIDTLRLSQSLLRNRLKSFSLDKLVDHFDLGTFQHHRALDDARITAGVFWKLIELAKKKSITTFERLNKLVENIDPLTKHPHHVTVLVQNKTGLKNLYKLISKSHTETFFVVPQVLKSELEKNREGLLIGTGCSNSEIFELALQKDRGALTEAVKFYDYIEIMPLDTISSEEFTLQEAKEAYKLLYEVGKELNIPVVMVSNAHFIDPEDIKARQVLLAPQSNIQDSQSNYYLRTTEEMIKAALKIFEDENIAHEVVLHNPKKIVQIIEDLQPLEKRLHPPKIEGADEKLRAMTYEKAYQLYGDPLPELVQNRIEKELNSIIGHGYAVLYMIAHLIVKKAGDDGYVVGSRGSVGSSFVAHLVGITEVNPLPAHYRCPDCKYFELHDEVGSGYDLPDKRCPRCGAKLEKAGQDIPFEVFMGFEGDKVPDIDLNFSGEYQEQAHRFIEELFGKSKVFRAGTISTIADKSAIGYVKAYMEDKNGNVVNPLNPAEQERLAMYVTGVKRTTGQHPGGLMIVPHDYDIHDFTPFQHPANDKKSGVYTTHFAYESIHDDLVKLDALGHDDPTMIRLLYEYSGVDPMTVPMDDKKTISIFSSVKVLNIDPEELGTDVGTIGIPEFGTDFVMGMLKETRPKTFAELVRISGLSHGTDVWLGNAQTLINKKIATLSEVISCRDDIMIYLIHKGVPPAMAFKIMENVRKGKGLKEEEVKIMKEHNVPEWFIESCQKIKYLFPKAHAVAYVSMAFRIAYFKVHYPLAFYAAYFSTKGDEFDAEFILKGKEAIKRRLSELSNNMKKDVKEKNEEKVLQAALEMLLRGFGFKKPDLRKSDSKRFIIDGKDLIIPFNKIHGIGDNVAVSIVEKRNEKMYTSVEDLITRARVTKAQVEVLKRMGILENLPETDQTLLFG; from the coding sequence ATGATCTATGTGTTTAAGACGGAAAAAGATTTGAAAACCATTGCCAGCAAGATAGGTATACACAATGCGAATGGTATATTAAAAAAGGTTGTATACGACAAAAAGAGAGAAGCGATTACCTTCTTTGTTGAGAAGTTTAAAGGTGATATTGAGGTTTTTAAAACCAGTTTGAGCAAATTTACAGGAGCGTACGTAGATGTTGTCATTGAATCAGATTCGGAACTTGGAAAAGATAATCTTGAAAAATTTGTTTACGAACAGCTCAATGGCTCAGGTAAATACATAGAGAGGATAGAAATAAGAGACAATGTACTTAAAATTTACGCAATAGGAGAATTTGCAAAAACACATGTACTTAAGAAATTAAAAAAAATAAAACCAAACCTTCCGTTCCAAGATTATCTTGTGGAAGTTGTGCAAACAACTATCGAGACAGATGCTAATGAAAATTCGGATGTTAATAACTTAAACCTTATTCAGCTTTCTAACATCCAAAAAAATTCAAACGTAGAAAGCGATCTTTTAACAAAGGATCACGGAGAAATCAAAGATAACATACACGAAGTGATCAAAAGTATTTATTCACCGTCAAGGATTCCAAGCGCATCTAATTCAAAGAGAAAAGTAAAGATGTACGGAAAAGTTTTCAAAATTGATAAAATAAGCGATGAACTTTTGAACATATACATTACAGACAAAAAAGATTCATTTACTCTTAAAGTATTCAATTCCAAGGTACAACTTGCTGAAGAAAAAATTTCGGTTGGGAATTGGTATATATTCACAGGTACAATTCTTCCAGACAAGAATGGTAGTCCTTTTCTAAGAATAGACAACTTTAATGAAATCCCGTCACTTGATCGTGTTGATAAGGCTTTTGAAAAACGTGTGGAACTGCACGCACATACAAAAATGAGTGACTTAGATAGTGTGATGGATATTTTCGAATACGTAAAAACAGCCAAAAATTGGGGCTGGGATGCGATAGCAATTACCGAACACGGTAATGTGCAAAGTATTCCAGAGTTTTACGATCTTGCGAAATCTCTGGGAATCAAACCTATTTTTGGCGCAGAACTTTACCTTGCAATTGATCCAAAGAAAATAATGATAAACCAGATCGATGGAAATATAGAAGATGCAACTTATGTTGTGATCGATCTTGAGACAACAGGATTAAACCCAAGAAATGATGAAATAATGGAAGTAGGTGCTGTAAAAACCTACCAAGGAAAAATAATCCAGGAATTTCATACATTTGTGAAGCCTTCGAAGGTCAATAAAAAAAGCCTTGAAATTACAGGTATAACTGAGCAAATGCTTGAGAACGCACCGGGTATAGCCGAAGTTTTGGACAAACTTCTTGATTTCTTACATGGTTGTGTAATTGTTGCCCATAACGCTGATTTTGATGTTTCATTTTTGAGAAATGTTTTCGCAAGGCACGGAATTGAATTTAACCCCCCTTACATAGACACACTTAGATTGTCGCAATCTTTATTAAGAAACAGATTAAAATCCTTTTCTCTCGATAAACTTGTAGACCACTTTGATCTTGGAACGTTTCAACATCATCGAGCATTGGATGACGCAAGGATAACCGCAGGTGTCTTTTGGAAACTCATTGAGCTTGCGAAGAAAAAGTCAATTACAACATTTGAAAGGCTCAATAAACTCGTTGAGAATATCGATCCACTAACCAAACATCCTCATCATGTTACTGTTCTTGTTCAAAACAAAACAGGACTGAAGAATTTATACAAACTCATTTCCAAGTCTCACACGGAGACGTTCTTTGTAGTACCGCAAGTATTGAAATCCGAGTTGGAAAAAAACAGAGAAGGATTATTGATTGGTACAGGTTGTTCAAATTCCGAGATATTTGAATTAGCTCTTCAGAAAGACAGAGGAGCACTCACGGAAGCTGTAAAGTTCTATGATTACATAGAAATAATGCCGCTTGATACAATATCTTCTGAAGAATTTACACTGCAAGAAGCGAAAGAAGCTTACAAGCTTTTGTATGAGGTTGGTAAAGAACTGAATATCCCAGTTGTTATGGTATCAAATGCTCATTTCATAGACCCTGAGGATATAAAGGCAAGGCAAGTACTACTTGCACCACAAAGTAATATTCAAGATTCACAGTCGAATTATTATCTAAGAACAACCGAAGAAATGATAAAAGCAGCCCTGAAAATATTTGAAGATGAGAATATTGCTCACGAAGTTGTTTTACACAATCCTAAGAAGATAGTCCAAATTATAGAAGATCTACAACCACTTGAGAAAAGACTACATCCCCCAAAAATAGAAGGCGCAGATGAAAAGTTGAGAGCAATGACATACGAAAAGGCTTATCAACTTTATGGAGACCCGTTACCTGAACTTGTTCAAAACCGCATTGAAAAGGAGCTAAACAGTATCATAGGTCATGGTTATGCAGTGCTTTACATGATAGCTCACTTGATAGTTAAAAAAGCAGGTGATGATGGTTATGTAGTAGGTTCAAGAGGTTCTGTTGGTTCTTCGTTTGTAGCTCATCTTGTAGGTATAACTGAAGTTAACCCTTTGCCTGCACATTATCGCTGCCCTGACTGCAAATATTTTGAGCTACATGATGAAGTAGGTTCAGGATACGATTTACCTGATAAGCGTTGTCCAAGATGCGGCGCAAAGCTTGAAAAAGCTGGACAAGATATACCTTTTGAAGTTTTTATGGGGTTTGAAGGAGACAAAGTACCCGATATAGATCTGAATTTTTCGGGTGAATATCAAGAACAAGCCCACAGATTTATAGAAGAACTATTTGGTAAATCAAAAGTGTTTCGTGCAGGTACAATAAGCACAATCGCAGACAAGAGCGCTATTGGTTACGTAAAAGCGTACATGGAAGATAAAAATGGAAATGTAGTCAATCCATTAAACCCTGCAGAACAAGAAAGGCTTGCCATGTACGTAACTGGTGTAAAACGAACCACGGGTCAACACCCTGGCGGACTTATGATTGTACCGCATGATTATGACATACATGATTTTACGCCGTTCCAACATCCTGCAAACGATAAGAAATCTGGGGTTTACACTACTCATTTTGCTTATGAATCAATACACGATGACTTAGTGAAACTTGATGCACTCGGGCACGATGATCCCACAATGATAAGACTGCTTTACGAATACAGTGGCGTAGATCCAATGACGGTACCTATGGATGATAAAAAAACGATCAGCATATTCTCATCTGTCAAAGTATTGAACATAGATCCTGAAGAATTGGGTACTGACGTTGGCACAATAGGTATACCCGAATTCGGTACAGATTTTGTCATGGGCATGCTTAAAGAAACAAGACCTAAAACCTTTGCAGAACTTGTGAGAATATCTGGGCTTTCACACGGAACGGATGTATGGCTTGGTAATGCTCAAACACTTATAAATAAAAAGATTGCTACACTTTCGGAAGTTATTTCCTGCCGAGACGATATAATGATTTACTTAATTCACAAAGGTGTACCACCAGCGATGGCATTTAAAATAATGGAAAACGTACGTAAAGGCAAGGGATTGAAAGAAGAAGAAGTCAAAATAATGAAAGAGCACAACGTTCCAGAATGGTTCATCGAATCATGCCAGAAGATAAAGTATCTTTTCCCAAAAGCGCATGCAGTTGCATATGTGAGTATGGCCTTTAGAATTGCGTACTTTAAAGTCCACTATCCACTAGCATTTTATGCTGCGTACTTTTCTACTAAAGGCGATGAATTTGATGCTGAATTTATACTCAAAGGTAAAGAAGCTATAAAAAGAAGACTTTCAGAACTTTCAAATAATATGAAAAAAGATGTGAAAGAGAAAAATGAAGAAAAAGTCCTTCAAGCAGCCCTTGAAATGTTACTAAGGGGATTTGGGTTCAAAAAACCGGATCTTAGAAAAAGTGATTCAAAGAGATTTATCATAGACGGAAAAGATTTAATTATACCATTCAATAAAATTCACGGTATAGGTGACAATGTGGCGGTTTCTATCGTCGAAAAAAGAAACGAGAAAATGTATACATCCGTGGAAGATCTAATAACTCGAGCTCGTGTTACAAAAGCCCAAGTAGAGGTCCTGAAGCGAATGGGTATACTTGAAAATTTACCTGAAACTGATCAGACCTTGCTTTTTGGTTGA
- the ruvC gene encoding crossover junction endodeoxyribonuclease RuvC, protein MRILGIDPGYGIVGYGIIEKKGNKISHIDHGVVITEKGENFENRLDFIYSQILEIIENYSPNLVAVESLYFYKNVKTAIYVGEARGVILLAVKHSKIPFVEFTPHQVKLTVTGYGRAEKAQIQKIMKILLKLQELPKPDDAADALAIAWCAAVLSEQNFSQRI, encoded by the coding sequence ATGAGGATTCTTGGTATAGATCCAGGATATGGGATTGTAGGATATGGGATAATCGAAAAGAAGGGCAACAAAATTTCGCACATAGATCATGGTGTCGTAATAACAGAAAAAGGAGAAAATTTTGAAAACAGATTAGATTTTATATACAGTCAAATTTTAGAAATTATAGAAAACTATTCACCAAATCTTGTGGCAGTTGAAAGTTTATACTTTTATAAGAATGTCAAAACCGCTATATATGTCGGTGAAGCGCGTGGGGTTATTTTACTTGCCGTCAAACATTCCAAGATACCGTTTGTTGAGTTTACACCTCACCAAGTTAAGCTTACTGTAACTGGTTATGGACGTGCTGAGAAAGCACAAATACAAAAGATAATGAAAATCTTATTGAAACTCCAAGAATTGCCAAAGCCAGACGATGCAGCTGATGCACTTGCTATCGCTTGGTGTGCCGCCGTTTTGAGTGAACAGAACTTTAGTCAAAGAATTTGA
- the queA gene encoding tRNA preQ1(34) S-adenosylmethionine ribosyltransferase-isomerase QueA: MRNIDLNKLETYDYYLPNELIAQSPIEPRDHSRLMIIDRKTGNIEHKIFKDIVHYISSGDLLVFNSTKVIPARLLGKKVTGGNVELLLLEKVGCGQWKCLVKPGKAVKEGSEIFFEKDGRKLFAKCLSRAEEGTRIVEFTEREDHEIFSFGTVPLPHYIKNENVDLERYQTIYAKHEGSVAAPTAGLHFTENLINELKTRGVRFAEIVLHVGIGTFRPVKVEDIRQHKMHEEYYLVPQEAVEAIKKVKNEGKRVIAVGTTTVRTLETIARLPEASSYSGKTGIFIYPPFEFKMVDALITNFHLPKSSLIMLVSAFAGYELTMKAYNIAVQERYRFFSFGDAMFIH, translated from the coding sequence ATGAGAAATATAGATCTTAACAAGCTTGAAACTTATGATTACTACCTTCCAAACGAACTAATTGCCCAGTCTCCCATAGAACCAAGAGATCATTCAAGATTAATGATAATTGATAGAAAAACTGGCAATATAGAGCACAAAATATTTAAAGACATTGTGCACTACATTAGCAGTGGAGATTTGTTGGTATTCAATTCTACAAAAGTTATTCCCGCAAGACTTCTTGGAAAAAAAGTAACCGGTGGAAATGTTGAATTACTTTTGCTTGAAAAGGTTGGTTGTGGGCAATGGAAGTGTCTTGTCAAACCTGGTAAAGCAGTTAAAGAAGGAAGTGAAATATTTTTTGAAAAAGATGGTAGAAAACTGTTTGCCAAATGTTTATCTCGTGCAGAAGAGGGTACAAGAATAGTGGAATTTACTGAGCGTGAAGATCATGAGATATTCTCATTTGGAACTGTTCCATTGCCGCATTACATTAAAAACGAAAATGTAGACCTTGAAAGATACCAAACCATCTACGCAAAGCATGAAGGAAGTGTTGCTGCACCAACGGCAGGATTGCATTTTACAGAAAATTTAATAAATGAACTGAAAACCCGCGGAGTTAGATTTGCAGAAATAGTACTTCATGTGGGAATCGGAACATTTAGACCTGTTAAAGTTGAAGATATAAGGCAGCATAAAATGCATGAGGAATATTATTTAGTACCCCAAGAGGCAGTGGAGGCAATAAAAAAGGTTAAGAATGAAGGAAAACGAGTTATAGCAGTTGGAACAACAACAGTTAGAACGCTTGAAACAATTGCAAGATTACCTGAAGCAAGTTCTTATTCAGGCAAAACAGGTATTTTTATCTACCCGCCCTTTGAGTTTAAAATGGTGGATGCGTTAATAACTAATTTTCACTTGCCAAAATCGTCTCTAATAATGCTTGTTAGTGCATTTGCAGGATATGAGTTAACCATGAAAGCTTACAACATAGCAGTGCAAGAAAGGTACAGATTTTTCTCATTTGGTGATGCCATGTTCATACATTAA
- the rpsO gene encoding 30S ribosomal protein S15 — MNKEDIIKEFQIHDTDTGSTAVQIALLTARIRHLTEHLKNHPKDYHSRRGLMKMVGRRRKILKYLMRKDPELYKQLLEKLSLRK, encoded by the coding sequence ATGAACAAGGAAGATATTATCAAAGAGTTTCAGATCCACGATACAGATACCGGTAGTACAGCTGTTCAAATTGCGCTCCTAACAGCACGTATAAGACATTTGACAGAACATCTTAAGAACCATCCAAAAGATTATCATTCCAGACGTGGACTTATGAAAATGGTTGGGAGAAGAAGAAAAATATTGAAGTATCTTATGAGAAAAGATCCCGAGCTCTACAAACAACTTCTTGAAAAGCTTTCTTTGAGAAAATAA
- the fliE gene encoding flagellar hook-basal body complex protein FliE gives MIERIGGVNNQFSKLQKAQVKTDNSEFSKMLSDALESVNEQQKNVEKMSDDFAKGKISNIHELIVEAEKASISLRLTVEVRNRIVDAYREIMRMQF, from the coding sequence ATGATAGAAAGAATCGGAGGGGTAAATAACCAATTTTCAAAACTTCAGAAGGCACAAGTGAAAACTGATAATAGTGAGTTTAGCAAGATGCTATCTGATGCGTTGGAATCCGTAAACGAGCAGCAAAAAAATGTCGAGAAAATGAGTGATGATTTTGCTAAAGGGAAAATAAGCAATATTCATGAACTTATTGTTGAGGCTGAGAAAGCTTCGATATCGCTCAGATTAACAGTCGAAGTTAGAAACAGGATCGTTGACGCATACAGGGAAATAATGAGAATGCAATTTTAA
- the flgC gene encoding flagellar basal body rod protein FlgC, producing the protein MQSEFNIMNISSTGLSAQRFRIEIISTNIANSETTRTERGEPYRRKVPVFQEVLRNVRGRKENGGVMVKNIYEDASEFRVIYDPTHPDADENGYVRLPNVNIVREMVDMINAQRAYEANATAINTTKAMINAALQIGR; encoded by the coding sequence ATGCAAAGCGAATTCAATATAATGAATATATCATCAACAGGTTTGTCTGCTCAAAGATTTAGGATAGAGATTATATCAACGAACATAGCTAATTCGGAGACAACAAGAACAGAAAGAGGAGAACCGTACAGAAGAAAAGTACCAGTGTTTCAAGAAGTTTTAAGAAATGTTCGTGGACGTAAGGAAAATGGTGGAGTTATGGTGAAAAATATATATGAAGATGCATCCGAGTTTAGAGTTATTTACGATCCCACACATCCGGACGCTGACGAAAATGGATACGTAAGACTTCCAAATGTAAACATTGTACGTGAAATGGTAGATATGATAAACGCACAAAGAGCTTACGAAGCAAACGCAACAGCTATAAACACAACTAAAGCTATGATAAACGCTGCCCTGCAAATAGGGAGGTGA
- the flgB gene encoding flagellar basal body rod protein FlgB, with product MANSIFNSNFETLKTALDVQLKRQELHAQNIANAETPGYKRKYVAFEEYLQESKMKLQMKRTNEKHLPSMTKTVVAKEVIQSNTSITNDKNNVDIDMEMTEMIKDALRYQTLSRLMSNNIDRYNTVLRNTR from the coding sequence ATGGCAAATTCCATTTTCAACTCAAATTTTGAAACTTTAAAAACAGCTCTTGATGTTCAGCTGAAAAGGCAAGAATTGCACGCACAAAATATTGCAAATGCCGAAACGCCAGGTTATAAAAGAAAGTACGTCGCTTTTGAAGAGTACTTACAAGAATCAAAAATGAAGCTTCAGATGAAACGAACAAATGAGAAGCACCTACCATCGATGACCAAAACCGTAGTTGCAAAAGAGGTTATCCAATCCAATACGTCGATCACAAACGATAAGAACAATGTTGATATAGACATGGAAATGACGGAGATGATAAAAGATGCTCTTAGATACCAAACACTTTCCAGACTCATGAGTAACAATATAGATAGATACAACACAGTACTAAGAAACACAAGGTAG